Genomic DNA from Candidatus Cloacimonadota bacterium:
GGATCTGAGAAAAAGTCGTTTCATATTCTTGCTCGAAATTTTGTCCGCCATCAGAGGAATTTGCAACGATAATTGATTGATCCATCCCTGAAAAACTACTTGAGATAAAATCCGGTGGTTGAATATCGGATAATCTGCTATCATAATGATAATCTTTGCCATATCCGGTGGGTGGATGAGTTCCATCATAGTGATACTCTTCCATATTCCACTCCGTTTGGTCTGGATGATTATAAGGGTCGCTTCCGGAACGATGAGTGTAACCTCTTCTTCTTTGAATTATTGATCCCCAAATGTGAATCTCTCCACGTTCTGTAACAATATCTTCAGCTGATTCAGGCCAGACAGGATTATACCAAGGGTAGTCTGTTCCTTCCGGAAAAATATATGGGGGACCTGAATTAGGAAGCGAATTTAGATAAGCGTCATTCTCATAAGGATATCCAACCATACTATAGGGATTATTCGGTACATTTCCGTGCAAAAGAAAACCTTGAATATTAGCAGGGACATTGGTGTCCGGGGGAAAAATAAATTTATGCAAATCAATAAAAGTGTATGTTGTGTCATTACCTGTGTATGGACTTATGCTCTCGAAATTTGGAGTCGAACCGTGAGGATGTTGATATTCAAAAGTGAAAATTCCATCGTGGTGACAAAACAGTTCACCCCAGATGCTTGGATCACCTTCTCCGATGGCAGCATAAACTCCATACATATAGATTCCATTGCAATTGGGGCTTTGTATTTCTCCTGTTTCCGGATCTCGGTGTTTATATTTCACAAATATTCTTCCTTCTGAAACCAGACCAAAATAATCTGAATAATTGGGATTGTCAGGATCATCAGGCTCGTCTCCCGGATTGGTACCACTATAAGTAATATCACCCGTAAGGTAAGCATTGCCGGAAGATCCCCAGGTTTGCTTGCCGGAAATACTACCCTCTATCCAAAGTTCTGCATCCACCCAAACGGATTCGTTATTCACACCTATCGCTGGTCCCGGTGTCCAAACAGTATCATAAATTGCTACTTCATTCACCCAGACAGTATCGCTTTCTTCAAACCAGTTTATACCGGCATTAATTGCAGCGACTACATCAGAATTGTTTCTTGGATACCAGCTTAAAACAGGAATTGATTTGACTTCAACGAGTTGAATATCACCCAACCACGATTCAAATGAAGTCCCATTGATCTTTACATAAACAATATCTGCATCTGCTCCTGCAAAGGGTTGTATTCCATTTTGTCGAATAAGATCTGCATTAGGCTCAAGGGGAATTTCCTTAATCCCGTCATCCTTATCGAGAAGCCCACCCAAAAAAATCTGGTCTTCCAAGCCTTCATCCAATCTTGCATTCGTGCCATCGTCCATAATATAACCGGCAGTTGTAACGAGTGCATGAAATGTGGGCCAACCACCTACATTTTGAACCCAAATATCATCGTTACTATGAACTTTACCAAAGAACTCGTCTTGACCCCAAAATTTAACTTTTCCGGCTTCAATACCTCCATCGGCATTCTCAGATGCTTCCCAATTGGTAAAATACTGGTATTTAGATAGCAATATTCCATATCCGGTTGAATAACAAAGCGTTAAAACGTTATTGTTATTTATGATCAAGGGTGTTTCGAACACATTTTCTGCAATACTTTCAATATTAAATATTTCTCCCTGATCTTCGGAGATAGCCTTAAAAAGCGAGGAAGTGGAATCCGAAGTGTTCTTGGTATAAAAAACAATTATATTTCCATTTGATAAAGTTTCTAAAACAGGTGCTTTATTTATTCCGGATTGGGTGTTCAAACTTGCTATATCAATTGTTGTATAAGAAAAATCTTGTCCATTATTTTCGGAAAGAGCAAAAACAATTTCACGGGTTGAATCAACTTGCTGAAAATATGTGAGGTAAACATTGTCTCCAACTATTTTATAGGCTTGTTGTCCGGCAAATTGTGTTAGATCTTCCGAACCGTTTACTAATACGGGGGGATTGAATTGAGCAGAAAGAGCAGTAAAAACGCTAATGAGTAATATTGCGGTTAGTGTTATTCTTTTCATTTTTTACCTTCCTTTTTTTATTTAGTTATACTTTCTTTTGAAAGCCTTTTAGGATTAAATTTTTTACCACGAAACACACGAAAAAACACGAAAAGGTTTTTTGATAATTTTTTCTTACCACGAAACACACGGAAAAACACGAAAAGGTTTTTTGACAATTTTTTCTTACCACGAAACACACGGAAAAACACGAAAAGGTTTTTTGATAATTTTTTTCTTACTACGAAATACACGGAAAAACACGAAAAGGATTTTTAATGAATTTGACTGGGGTTGCATCGTTAACCCAGTAAAAAATATGAAAATATTTTATTCGCTGAAAGAGATTTATAATTCAAGAAACTACTACCGTAAAAGCATCATTTTTTTGATTTCGGAATAATTACCTGCAGACATTTTGTAAAAATACACACCACTGGGGAGCAAATTATTCCGTTCGTCTCTACCATTCCACGCTAAGGCATGATAACCCGGGTCAAATTGTTTATTAGCCAGTTCCTTAACCTTTTCGCCTTTGATGTTATAAATTGAAATTTCAACCATTGACTGAGTTGCCAAACCAAAACTGATTTTGGTATTGTAATTTTGAGGATTGAAGGGATTGGGGAAATTGTTTAAGATTATGGTTTCTAAAGGAATTTCCGGATTTGTAGC
This window encodes:
- a CDS encoding T9SS type A sorting domain-containing protein, coding for MKRITLTAILLISVFTALSAQFNPPVLVNGSEDLTQFAGQQAYKIVGDNVYLTYFQQVDSTREIVFALSENNGQDFSYTTIDIASLNTQSGINKAPVLETLSNGNIIVFYTKNTSDSTSSLFKAISEDQGEIFNIESIAENVFETPLIINNNNVLTLCYSTGYGILLSKYQYFTNWEASENADGGIEAGKVKFWGQDEFFGKVHSNDDIWVQNVGGWPTFHALVTTAGYIMDDGTNARLDEGLEDQIFLGGLLDKDDGIKEIPLEPNADLIRQNGIQPFAGADADIVYVKINGTSFESWLGDIQLVEVKSIPVLSWYPRNNSDVVAAINAGINWFEESDTVWVNEVAIYDTVWTPGPAIGVNNESVWVDAELWIEGSISGKQTWGSSGNAYLTGDITYSGTNPGDEPDDPDNPNYSDYFGLVSEGRIFVKYKHRDPETGEIQSPNCNGIYMYGVYAAIGEGDPSIWGELFCHHDGIFTFEYQHPHGSTPNFESISPYTGNDTTYTFIDLHKFIFPPDTNVPANIQGFLLHGNVPNNPYSMVGYPYENDAYLNSLPNSGPPYIFPEGTDYPWYNPVWPESAEDIVTERGEIHIWGSIIQRRRGYTHRSGSDPYNHPDQTEWNMEEYHYDGTHPPTGYGKDYHYDSRLSDIQPPDFISSSFSGMDQSIIVANSSDGGQNFEQEYETTFSQILKSKSMDSEGNNIAIAYQNYSSEIYILFSDNGGETYQEFELGDENSFLSLEKVKIIDDQIYLLVHNVGSDMIVKFDIVSGDTQTLATYDSDGYVNDFAISNSGEKVYSKINFYNSSYQFTFHYTEGSDEFSGEYVWHSGIEGQFFQPNNSKLAINFDETDSLYVCCLKEVADSSALYLSSGYLDFFSIEPEAEIPAGFSIDNFPNPFNPHHSNTTISFGLPFSVKVEIAVYNIKGEKVKELVAEQFDPGYHILAWNGRDERNNLLPSGVYFYKMSADEYSKTKKMILLR